One genomic region from Euleptes europaea isolate rEulEur1 chromosome 6, rEulEur1.hap1, whole genome shotgun sequence encodes:
- the PROX2 gene encoding prospero homeobox protein 2 has product MYRNNVSDPYNYSPISGHVDGQKGEPCIERDNFFPPVSYYASVISHLLSQPEASSELDPTFFLPSSQKNELLFQSGGNSTFSKEASTLSQLPLYGMSNSSQFGNEHLQAKRARVENIIRGMSIMPNSIVPSIFEESDEHHTEKEKNYRENKRKQKLPHQQSPHEAPLVRSGKSNIQADECLQLKKQLLVLQHQMKQLGKKFLQPSNLSDSSQSQGSVEKTMYLLKEKLGQCLDDGSQAIVGDQHLSHLWRIIPKVEGSKLSEKEAGMMGSSIPTSEDSTLSEILKHELIQVVTQAVDSVFKNVLPNSPGIPSQLCNASQETVSSTGREFSGAGEKISRKWLPKFSSHKGSTSRTTEKPPGFPAYPISSKMERKTQVNCPLIMTSEVQRNGILNQMLLCRQNGHWGDPSPRTVSSPESLDVPWQPIKLKSSVMRHQRYPVSLKSTEMERLASLAASKAEFSEMCAAVDEIPFPSAHIQEALTPGHLRKAKLMFFFTRYPSSSLLKAYFLDVQFTRCITSQLIKWFSNFREFYYIQMEKFARQALLDGVTDHENLIISRDSELFRTLNTHYNKGNDFEVPDGFLDVANLTLREFFGAIKGGKDLDPSWKKPIYKIISKLDSKIPDTFKSSSCLQETIQG; this is encoded by the exons ATGTACAGGAACAATGTCTCTGACCCATACAATTACAGTCCTATTTCAGGACATGTGGATGGACAGAAAGGAGAACCTTGTATTGAAAGAGACAATTTCTTTCCTCCTGTATCATACTATGCTTCTGTGATATCACATCTGCTTAGTCAGCCAGAAGCTAGCAGTGAACTGGATCCAACCTTTTTCCTCCCGTCCTCACAGAAAAATGAACTGCTGTTCCAAAGTGGCGGGAACAGTACATTTTCTAAGGAAGCTTCTACCCTTAGCCAATTGCCCCTCTATGGGATGAGTAACTCTAGCCAGTTTGGTAACGAACATTTGCAAGCAAAAAGGGCCAGGGTAGAGAATATTATCCGGGGCATGAGCATCATGCCAAACTCTATTGTGCCCAGTATCTTTGAGGAATCAGATGAACACCACACAGAGAAGGAAAAGAACTACAGAGAGAATAAGAGAAAGCAGAAACTTCCTCATCAACAAAGTCCACATGAAGCTCCTCTGGTAAGATCTGGTAAAAGCAACATCCAAGCAGATGAATGTCTACAACTGAAAAAACAGCTCCTTGTTTTGCAACATCAGATGAAGCAACTTGGAAAGAAGTTTCTTCAACCATCCAATCTTAGTGATTCCAGTCAAAGCCAAGGAAGCGTGGAGAAAACTATGTACTTGCTGAAGGAGAAGTTAGGTCAATGTTTGGATGATGGCAGTCAAGCCATTGTAGGTGACCAGCACCTAAGTCATTTATGGAGAATCATCCCAAAGGTGGAAGGCTCCAAACTGTCAGAAAAAGAAGCTGGAATGATGGGTTCCAGTATTCCGACTTCAGAAGACAGTACACTTTCAGAGATATTAAAACATGAATTAATCCAGGTAGTGACACAGGCTGTGGACTCTGTTTTTAAAAACGTCTTGCCTAATTCACCTGGCATTCCATCCCAGTTGTGcaatgcctcccaggagacagTGTCATCTACAGGGAGAGAATTTAGTGGTGCTGGAGAAAAGATCTCCAGAAAATGGCTTCCTAAATTTTCATCCCATAAAGGTTCCACATCACGAACCACAGAAAAGCCTCCAGGATTTCCAGCTTATCCCATCAGCTcaaaaatggagagaaaaacaCAAGTGAATTGTCCCTTGATCATGACCTCTGAAGTTCAAAGAAATGGTATTCTTAACCAAATGCTACTATGTCGTCAAAATGGTCACTGGGGTGACCCTTCTCCAAGAACAGTCTCTTCTCCAGAATCCTTAGATGTGCCCTGGCAACCAATCAAACTCAAGTCCTCTGTCATGCGACACCAACGATATCCAGTGTCCTTAAAATCTACTGAAATGGAACGTTTGGCCTCTCTTGCAGCTTCAAAAGCGGAGTTTTCTGAAATGTGTGCTGCAGTGGACGAGATTCCTTTCCCCTCAGCTCAT ATTCAGGAAGCTTTGACCCCTGGCCACCTGAGAAAGGCTAAGCTGATGTTCTTCTTCACTCGCTACCCCTCATCTTCTCTGCTGAAAGCCTACTTCCTTGATGTTCAG TTCACCCGCTGTATCACCTCCCAGCTCATCAAATGGTTCAGCAATTTCCGTGAGTTTTACTACATCCAGATGGAAAAGTTTGCCAGGCAAGCCCTCTTAGATGGAGTCACAGATCATGAGAACCTCATCATTTCAAGGGACTCTGAGCTCTTCCGCACTCTCAATACACACTACAACAAAGGGAATGATTTTGAG GTTCCTGATGGCTTTCTGGATGTTGCTAACTTGACCCTTCGGGAATTCTTTGGTGCTATCAAAGGAGGCAAGGACTTAGACCCTTCCTGGAAGAAACCAATTTACAAAATAATTTCCAAACTAGACAGCAAGATCCCAGATACATTCAAATCCTCTAGCTGCCTCCAGGAGACAATCCAGGGTTAA